Proteins from a genomic interval of Nocardia sp. BMG51109:
- a CDS encoding DUF6412 domain-containing protein — protein sequence MITRMRSAALLVCALVVSGWAVLAMPVSEPNSLVAVGAVAAVALAVVAAQTARATLLPVVVHAGPPASAQRRRRGSFLRQSNPDAAGRVRPRAPGSGA from the coding sequence GTGATCACTCGGATGCGGTCGGCGGCGCTGCTGGTGTGCGCGCTCGTCGTGTCCGGGTGGGCCGTGCTCGCGATGCCGGTGAGTGAGCCGAATTCGCTCGTGGCCGTAGGCGCCGTGGCGGCGGTGGCGCTGGCCGTGGTGGCGGCACAGACCGCGCGGGCCACGCTGCTGCCCGTGGTCGTGCACGCCGGGCCGCCGGCATCCGCGCAGCGGCGGCGCCGGGGATCGTTTCTGCGCCAGAGCAATCCGGATGCCGCCGGTCGGGTGCGGCCCAGGGCGCCGGGTAGCGGAGCCTGA